From Daucus carota subsp. sativus chromosome 6, DH1 v3.0, whole genome shotgun sequence, the proteins below share one genomic window:
- the LOC108225729 gene encoding probable E3 ubiquitin-protein ligase ARI2, which translates to MDGYTSSEEENCYSDRDSFDGLDNEESDSQWVPPKPSSIKVITKESLLAAQKEDLRQVMELLSLREHHARTLLIYYRWDAEKLFAVLVEKGKSALFAQAGVPLVENHELDTSMNSSTVMCIICIEDVSGREVTKMDCGHCFCNNCWTEHFIVKINEGQSKRIRCMAHKCSAICDEAVIRNLVSKRHPDLAEKFERFLLESYIEDNKMVKWCPSIPHCGNAIRVEDDEFCEVECKCGLQFCFSCLSEAHSPCSCRMWELWLKKCRDESETVNWITVHTKPCPKCHKPVEKNGGCNLVSCICGQSFCWLCGAATGRDHTWSNISGHSCGRFKEDMEKNSERAKRELYRYMHYHNMYKAHTDSFKQESTLRETIREKVENLEKRDPSARDFTWVTNGLYRLFRSRRSLSYSYPFAYYMFGEELFKGEMTEKEREIKQNLFEDQQQQLEANVEKLSKCIEEPLDQLPDDRVMNIRMQVINLCVITDNLCQKMYECIENDLLGSLLFGIHNIAPYHSKGIEKATELTICHNSKACNAKKADDNGCTLESQGPSGSGSSDQSGYSSRKRPRKENFGAAFFDLNLPAEVLEGN; encoded by the exons ATGGATGGTTATACGAGTAGCGAAGAAGAGAACTGTTATTCTGATCGAGACTCTTTCGATGGTCTCGATAACGAAGAGTCTGATTCTCAGTGGGTCCCACCTAAACCTTCATCTATCAAG GTGATTACTAAAGAGTCTCTCTTGGCAGCACAG AAAGAAGATTTGCGCCAGGTTATGGAACTGTTATCTTTGAGGGAGCATCATGCACGGACTTTGCTGATTTATTATCGATGGGATGCTGAGAAGTTATTCGCGGTACTTGTTGAAAAGGGAAAATCTGCTTTGTTTGCTCAGGCAGGTGTACCCTTGGTTGAAAATCATGAACTTGATACGTCTATGAATTCCTCTACGGTCATGTGCATTATTTGTATTGAGGATGTATCTGGTCGGGAGGTTACTAAAATGGACTGTGGCCATTGCTTTTGCAACAATT GTTGGACAGAGCATTTCATTGTGAAGATAAATGAGGGACAAAGTAAGCGTATTAGGTGCATGGCTCATAAATGTTCCGCCATTTGTGACGAAGCAGTAATTAGAAACTTAGTTAGTAAAAGGCACCCTGATTTAGCAGAGAAGTTTGAGCGTTTTTTACTGGAATCCTATATAGAGGATAATAAGATGGTAAAATGGTGCCCAAGTATCCCACATTGTGGGAATGCTATACGTGTCGAGGATGATGAATTCTGTGAGGTAGAATGTAAATGTGGCCTACAATTTTGCTTTAGTTGTCTATCTGAAGCACACTCACCTTGCTCATGCCGTATGTGGGAGCTCTGGTTAAAAAAATGCAGAGATGAATCTGAAACAGTGAATTGGATTACAGTTCATACAAAGCCTTGTCCAAAGTGTCACAAACCTGTGGAGAAGAACGGTGGGTGTAATCTTGTCAGCTGCATCTGTGGGCAATCTTTTTG ttGGCTATGTGGTGCTGCAACTGGTCGTGACCATACATGGTCAAATATTAGCGGCCACAGTTGCGGACGATTTAAAGAGGACATGGAGAAAAACTCTGAACGAGCAAAGCGGGAGCTCTATAGGTATATGCACTATCATAATATGTACAAGGCCCATACAGATTCTTTTAAGCAGGAATCTACACTAAGGGAGACCATCAGGGAGAAGGTTGAGAATTTGGAAAAGAGAGATCCGAGTGCAAGAGATTTTACTTGGGTTACAAATGGGCTATACAGACTTTTCAGATCCAGGCGTTCTCTCTCTTATTCTTACCCATTTGCGTATTATATGTTTGGAGAAGAGCTGTTCAAGGGTGAGATGACGGAAAAGGAACGGGAGATAAAACAGAATTTATTTGAGGACCAGCAGCAGCAGCTTGAAGCAAATGTGGAGAAGCTATCAAAGTGTATTGAGGAGCCACTTGATCAGTTACCTGATGACCGGGTCATGAATATAAGGATGCAAGTAATTAATCTCTGTGTGATTACTGATAATCTGTGCCAGAAAAT GTATGAATGTATTGAGAATGATCTATTGGGTTCTCTCCTATTTGGTATTCACAATATAGCTCCATACCATTCGAAAGGCATTGAGAAGGCAACTGAGCTTACCATCTGTCATAATTCTAAAGCCTGTAATGCTAAAAAAGCTGACGACAACG GATGCACATTGGAATCACAGGGACCATCAGGTTCTGGGAGTTCAGATCAGAGTGGTTATTCTTCGCGGAAGAGACCAAGAAAGGAAAATTTTGGTGCAGCATTTTTTGATCTCAACTTGCCTGCAGAAGTCTTGGAAGGAAATTAA
- the LOC108225731 gene encoding uncharacterized protein LOC108225731, which translates to MEEDKLKVIFKASGYPNLPMGEMNFNEARKRQFQSIDTQHTVMEKPAEDIIKEIAILEMEVKNLEKYLLSKYRKTFEKTASSYPAMETMSKTNADNLDCNSTKHVVKDSSMLDSTSSRFPPAVISDPGNNFSGILRVQPLLDSSIQYRSHSSLSQSAACSYKISPPRATNAEAIHSFHSLPLSMLERAQDSSSVSLAEHLATVKSFDHVRETPNRLSEEMVKCITSIYSQLAEPPLLSHGLPTSPMSFSSSMSDSPPQVHYYDRRSPQNRESSSFSKWISKPFHVEDSSELSGTYSTVTEIQGLCRDAWRLKGVEHMLQHFRSLVSQLQEVDPRKLKHEEKLAFWINVHNVLVMHVFLVNGIPRSNLKRTSLLLKASYDIGGHTISVDMIQCSILRCRLPRPGQWFQSLLFPKSKFKAGDARKAYEIRRPQPLLKFALTSGSYCDPMVRIYTPKKLFQELEMAKEEYIQTTCKIQNERKIFLPKIVDSYAKESGLCSASLFKMIEHSTSCYMLQNSFHQPLQENKLSKKIEWIPHNFAFRYLFAPELASK; encoded by the exons ATGGAGGAGGATAAGCTGAAAGTCATCTTCAAAGCTTCTGGTTATCCTAATTTG CCAATGGGAGAGATGAACTTTAATGAGGCCAGAAAGAGGCAATTTCAAAGTATTGATACTCAACATACTGTAATGGAAAAG CCTGCTGAAGATATAATAAAGGAGATTGCTATTCTGGAGATGGAAGTCAAGAATTTGGAGAAATATCTTCTTTCGAAGTACAGGAAAACCTTTGAGAAAACCGCATCATCTTATCCTGCAATGGAAACCATGTCAAAAACAAATGCAGACAATCTGGACTGTAATTCTACAAAACATGTAGTAAAGGATAGTTCCATGCTTGATTCAACATCTTCACGGTTTCCCCCCGCTGTAATAAGTGATCCAGGCAATAATTTTAGCGGCATCTTGAGAGTTCAGCCACTGCTGGATTCTAGCATTCAGTACCGTAGTCACTCTTCCCTATCTCAGTCTGCAGCTTGCTCTTATAAAATTTCTCCTCCTAGAGCAACTAACGCTGAAGCTATCCACTCGTTCCACTCCTTGCCGTTGTCAATGCTAGAG CGTGCTCAAGATTCATCAAGTGTTAGTCTTGCAGAGCATCTTGCTACAGTTAAGTCCTTTGATCATGTCAGGGAAACACCGAATAGGCTTTCTGAGGAAATGGTCAAGTGCATTACATCGATATATAGCCAACTTGCTGAACCCCCTTTGTTAAGTCATGGTTTACCTACATCTCCGATGTCATTCTCATCGTCGATGAGTGACTCTCCTCCGCAAGTCCATTATTATGATAGGAGGAGTCCTCAAAACAGAGAAAGCTCATCATTCAGTAAATGGATTAGCAAACCTTTTCATGTTGAAGATTCAAGTGAATTAAGTGGAACTTACTCTACAGTGACTGAGATTCAGGGACTTTGTAGAGATGCTTGGAGATTGAAAGGAGTTGAACATATGCTGCAACATTTTAG GTCCCTTGTCTCTCAGTTGCAAGAAGTTGATCCTAGAAAGCTAAAACATGAGGAGAAGTTAGCTTTCTGGATTAATGTACACAATGTGCTAGTAATGCAT GTCTTCCTGGTGAATGGAATCCCACGAAGTAATCTCAAGAGGACCTCCTTACTCTTGAAG GCTTCTTATGATATTGGAGGCCATACCATAAGTGTTGACATGATACAATGTTCAATACTAAGATGTCGTCTGCCTCGCCCTGGTCAA TGGTTTCAGTCATTGTTATTCCCGAAGTCAAAATTCAAGGCTGGAGATGCAAGAAAAGCATACGAGATAAGGCGTCCCCAACCTCTCCTAAAGTTTGCTCTAACCTCAGGAAGCTACTGTGATCCCATG GTCCGGATATACACACCAAAGAAGCTTTTCCAAGAACTTGAAATGGCAAAGGAAGAGTACATCCAGACTACGTGCAAAATTCAGAACGAGCGGAAGATATTCCTACCAAAGATTGTGGACTCTTACGCAAAGGAGTCGGGGTTATGCTCAGCTAGTCTATTTAAGATGATTGAGCATTCGACATCGTGCTATATGCTGCAGAACAGCTTTCATCAGCCTCTTCAAGAAAATAAGCTCTCCAAGAAAATTGAATGGATCCCTCATAACTTTGCTTTTCGGTATTTGTTTGCACCAGAACTAGCCAGTAAATAA
- the LOC108225786 gene encoding non-symbiotic hemoglobin 1 isoform X2 gives MNLNAKTFVSDATLLFCNGSNTRALLNPFDNVPVGKSGVSYNSASFSWVTRDGSGCRLVCTTPEMITSIRKRASLEVKAAFTEEQEALVVKSWNVMKKDAAELGLKFFLKIFEIAPTAKKMFSFLKNSDVPLEQNAKLKPHAMTVFVMTCETAVQLRKAGKVTVKESTLKDMGATHSRVGVVDEHFEVTKFALLETIKEAVPDMWSPEMKNAWGEAYDQLVVTMKERAPSSSI, from the exons ATGAATCTCAACGCCAAAACTTTTGTATCAGATGCCACTCTGCTCTTCTGCAATG GAAGCAATACGCGGGCCCTTTTGAATCCTTTCGACAATGTTCCCGTGGGAAAATCTGGAGTTTCTTATAATTCCGCAAGCTTTTCATGGGTGACAAGGGATGGATCTGGCTGTAGGCTTGTTTGCACAACTCCTGAAATGATTACAA GTATAAGAAAGAGAGCAAGTTTGGAAGTTAAAGCTGCTTTTACGGAGGAGCAGGAAGCTCTGGTTGTCAAGTCATGGAATGTCATGAAAAAGGATGCAGCAGAGCTAGGGCTTAAGTTCTTTCTAAA GATATTTGAAATTGCACCAACTGCCAAGAAGATGTTCAGTTTCTTGAAGAACTCTGATGTTCCTCTTGAACAGAATGCAAAACTCAAACCTCATGCTATGACTGTCTTTGTAATG ACCTGTGAAACAGCAGTACAACTTCGCAAGGCTGGAAAAGTTACTGTTAAGGAATCAACTCTAAAAGATATGGGTGCTACTCATTCCAGGGTTGGGGTTGTTGATGAACATTTTGAG GTCACGAAGTTTGCATTGTTGGAAACGATCAAGGAAGCAGTTCCAGACATGTGGTCACCTGAGATGAAGAATGCTTGGGGGGAAGCTTATGATCAGCTGGTCGTAACTATGAAAGAAAGGGCACCTTCATCATCAATATGA
- the LOC108225786 gene encoding non-symbiotic hemoglobin 1 isoform X1 — protein MNLNAKTFVSDATLLFCNAGSNTRALLNPFDNVPVGKSGVSYNSASFSWVTRDGSGCRLVCTTPEMITSIRKRASLEVKAAFTEEQEALVVKSWNVMKKDAAELGLKFFLKIFEIAPTAKKMFSFLKNSDVPLEQNAKLKPHAMTVFVMTCETAVQLRKAGKVTVKESTLKDMGATHSRVGVVDEHFEVTKFALLETIKEAVPDMWSPEMKNAWGEAYDQLVVTMKERAPSSSI, from the exons ATGAATCTCAACGCCAAAACTTTTGTATCAGATGCCACTCTGCTCTTCTGCAATG CAGGAAGCAATACGCGGGCCCTTTTGAATCCTTTCGACAATGTTCCCGTGGGAAAATCTGGAGTTTCTTATAATTCCGCAAGCTTTTCATGGGTGACAAGGGATGGATCTGGCTGTAGGCTTGTTTGCACAACTCCTGAAATGATTACAA GTATAAGAAAGAGAGCAAGTTTGGAAGTTAAAGCTGCTTTTACGGAGGAGCAGGAAGCTCTGGTTGTCAAGTCATGGAATGTCATGAAAAAGGATGCAGCAGAGCTAGGGCTTAAGTTCTTTCTAAA GATATTTGAAATTGCACCAACTGCCAAGAAGATGTTCAGTTTCTTGAAGAACTCTGATGTTCCTCTTGAACAGAATGCAAAACTCAAACCTCATGCTATGACTGTCTTTGTAATG ACCTGTGAAACAGCAGTACAACTTCGCAAGGCTGGAAAAGTTACTGTTAAGGAATCAACTCTAAAAGATATGGGTGCTACTCATTCCAGGGTTGGGGTTGTTGATGAACATTTTGAG GTCACGAAGTTTGCATTGTTGGAAACGATCAAGGAAGCAGTTCCAGACATGTGGTCACCTGAGATGAAGAATGCTTGGGGGGAAGCTTATGATCAGCTGGTCGTAACTATGAAAGAAAGGGCACCTTCATCATCAATATGA
- the LOC108225777 gene encoding uncharacterized protein LOC108225777: MKYSQEIISHLSHPQHKLKFEYTETPFKCDGCNEVGIGSKYKCGSCDYDLHMHCAVPSASITHPFYTKCSFQFLPRPPGLTPRYCNACQKDVSGFVYHCGSCGFDLHPCCAKLPMTLDDGEVKLYLYRKVSSACHKCGRKGRSWSYRSACKKYNLHVACVKEMLVETWHELYFGGGIGKKNSGNYDYCYYGDKGVKFDGNRLSGINNNNKNDLRKLETRIPSLKGTLQNHHKKSKGKVKKCCEMAGLALQFVISAVLGDPTTLIAGVVGSMMSK, translated from the coding sequence ATGAAGTACAGCCAAGAGATCATCTCCCACCTGAGCCACCCCCAACACAAGCTCAAATTCGAGTACACCGAAACCCCCTTCAAATGCGACGGCTGCAACGAAGTCGGCATCGGCTCCAAATACAAATGCGGCAGCTGCGACTACGACCTCCACATGCACTGCGCCGTCCCCTCCGCCTCCATCACCCACCCCTTCTACACCAAGTGCTCCTTCCAGTTCCTGCCCCGCCCCCCCGGCCTCACGCCGCGCTACTGCAACGCCTGCCAGAAGGACGTGTCGGGGTTCGTCTACCACTGCGGCTCCTGCGGCTTCGACCTCCACCCCTGCTGCGCCAAACTCCCGATGACGCTGGACGACGGAGAAGTGAAGCTTTATTTGTACCGGAAGGTGAGCTCGGCGTGTCATAAGTGCGGGAGGAAGGGGAGGAGCTGGAGCTACAGGTCTGCATGCAAGAAGTATAATTTGCATGTGGCGTGTGTCAAGGAGATGCTGGTGGAGACGTGGCATGAGTTGTATTTTGGGGGTGGGATTGGGAAGAAAAATAGTGGGAAttatgattattgttattatggtGACAAGGGTGTTAAATTTGATGGGAATAGATTAAGTgggattaataataataataaaaatgatttgagGAAGTTGGAGACGAGGATTCCAAGTTTGAAGGGGACGTTGCAGAATCATCATAAGAAGAGTAAAGGGAAAGTGAAGAAGTGTTGTGAGATGGCTGGATTGGCTTTGCAGTTTGTGATATCTGCGGTTCTTGGAGATCCGACTACTCTTATCGCCGGGGTGGTTGGATCTATGATGTCCAAGTAG